The DNA region TCGACCTGGCCGAGGTCGGGCCGATCTTCGAAGAGTATGTTGCGGCGAATGGTGTAAGCGATCGTGTGCGGTTTCAGCTGGGGAGCTTCTTCAGCGAACCGATGCCGAAGGCTGACGTGATTACGATGGGGCATATTCTTCACGACTGGAACCTCGAAGAGAAGAAGATGCTGGTTAAGAAGGCGTTCGAGGCGCTGCCCTCAGGCGGGGCGCTGGTGGTGTATGACTCGATCATCGACGACGATCGCTCGAAGAATGCGTTTGGGCTGATGATGAGCCTGAACATGCTGATCGAGACGGAGGGCGGTTTCGACTATACGGGTGCAGATTGCCAGGGATGGATGAAGGAGGCAGGGTTCGGTGAGACGTATGTCGAACACCTGGTGGGCCCCGATTCGATGGTGGTGGGGATCAAGCCGTAGCTGCGCTGCTAGAGTACCCAGGCCTGTCGGCCTGGGCTGTTATGTGACGGGCCTTCGGCCCTGAAGACTACACCTGCGAGGAAAATGCTCTAGAGATGGCGGTAGCAGGCGAGGAAGACGATGAGGGCGGTGACGGCTCCGAGGATGACGTCGAGCGCGTAGTGATAGCGGCCGATCACCGCTCCCAGCGAGATCATGATGGCAATGATGAGAAAGGTCGCGCCCAGATATGGAGCGTAATGAAGGAGCACGAGGGCGATGGCGAACGCCGAAGCGACATGTGCGCTGGGGAATGAGATGGCGTGAATGCTTCCGTGTTTCAGCAGCCAGCGATTGAAGATTCGGCCTTTGTTGGCGGGTGCCACGGTGGCAGGCTGGTTGTTGACGAGTGAGCGGGGTGGGTATGCGGGGACGAACGGTGTGACGGCATAGCAGATATACGTTGCGAGGAGCAGGACGAGCCAGAAGCCGTTGATTCTCTCGCGCAGTCCTGCAGCGTAGATGGCGGTGACGCCGAGAGGCACGAGGGGATAGCAGGAGAGGTAGGCCATCTCCAGAATGAAGCCGATGAGGTTGCGACTGGTGCCCGAGGTGTGGGCGATGTGCGGGAGCAGTCTGCGGTCGAAGGCGAGCAGCCGATTCTCGATGGCATGGTTTGGCTCGCGGAAGAACTGGCCCGTCTGCCAGTACGGAATAAGAAAGAGAACGACGGTGAGGCAGTCGAGAACGACCTCAAATTGATTGGGTGCGAGTGCTGAAGATGCGAGGTGTGCGAGAGCGATCGCTGTAGCAGTGACTGCGGCGAGCCCCGTTACGGCCCATCGACGGCGTAGTGGAAGCGGGTGTGAGACGAGAGGAGCCAGCCACGATGCGACTGCGAAGATGAAAGCCGAGCCGAGTTGGATCCATTCGGAGGCACGCATCGCTGAGGTGCTTCAGGATACACCCGCGTTGTGACTGCTTTGGAAGCGTTACTCGTACTTGAGGGTCTGGACGGGGTCGAGGCGGGCGGCGCGGTTGGCGGGAAGCGTTCCGAAGAGGATGCCGACGAGCATGGAAGTTCCAAGAGCGATGACGGCTGACCAGGCGGAGACAGGAATCTGGAATGGGGTGAGCAGGCGCACGCCGAGAGGGATCGCGAGGCCGAGGAGTGTGCCGATGACTCCGCCGGAGAGCGACAAGAAGACAGCTTCTGTAAGGAACTGCAAACGGATCTCGTGACTGGTAGCGCCGAGGGCCTTGCGGATGCCGATCTCGCGAATACGCGCCTGCACGTTGGCAAGCATGGAGTTCATAATGCCGACACCTGAGACGACGAGGGTGATGGCAGCGGCGAGCGTCAGCACGAGCGTGAGCATGTCGGCGATCTGCGCCATGACGTGGAGCACCTGCTGCATGGTGAAGGCGGTGTACTGCGACGTGGAGCGGTGACGGCTCTTGATAACAGAGAGGATCTCCTTCGAGGCCGGTGTGACGTCGGCGGCGTTGGCCATGCTGAAGAAGATCTCTTTCACGGTGTCGGTTCCGGTGAAGTAGCGTGCGACCGGGTAGGGGATCAGGATAGTTTGATCGGAGACCTCGGACTGGCCAAAGGTGTCGATGCGCATGTTGAATACGCCGATGATGGTGAAGGGTATGCCGGTGATGTTGATGGTGTGTCCGACGGCGGCAGAGCTGGAACCATAGAGCGCGCGGGCCAGAGGCTCGACCATGACGGCGACTTTTGCATGAGTGACGGTGTCCTGGTCGTCGAAGAAGCGGCCGGAGATCTGAGCGAGGTTGCGCACGATGCGGTACTGCGGCGAGACGCCGAGGATCATGGTGTTCTTAGTGATGCCTCCGCCCATGGAGACGATGTCGTGAAGCTCGAGCATGGGTGAGGAGGCGATGATGCCAGGGACTTGTTCACGGACGGCAGCTTCGTCTTCGCGCGTCATAAAGTCGGGCGTGGAGGTGTTGTCGGGGCCTACACGGTCGCCGCCGTTGTACTGCATCTCGATCATGGTGGGGCCGATGGAGGCGAGCAGGTTGAGGGCGTACTGCTTGCCGGTAAGGCCGAGCGTGACGACGAGGATGATGGAGGCCGAACCGATGATCATGCCGACCATGGTGAGCACGAAGCGCACCTTGCTGGCTTTGAAGCTGTCGACGGCGAGGCGGACGACCTCGCTGAACATCATGGTGGAACGCGCGCTGGCGAGTGTCTTCTCAAACGAGGAGAGCCTTGTCTTGGGGGGGGCCGCGGGTTTGGGAGGATGAGCGGTGGAAGCCATGCGCCGAAGTCCTGAAAATTAGACGCTTTCAGTATCGCAGCGATGCACGTGTTTTCGCTATTGTCTGGGTCTGTTCAGCGAGTTTGAAGGGAACCGGGGTGCCATTTTTCAAAGAAACAGGCAAATGATTGCACTTGACACTGCGATTTTATGGGCGGAATATCGAAGTCCCTCCCTGTTGTCAGTATTCCGGCCCTGCTGTAACTTACGCGTTTCTACGTCCGCTTCGCGTGGGCGTTCGACGGCGGTCTTTGGAAGAGATTCCAGGTGCTCATCATGGCGAAGAAGGCAGTTCTGATTGCTACGGTTGTTACGTCACTCCTTGCAGGTTTGGGAGAGAACGCTTTTGGTCAGAATGCCGTCAAGTTGTTCGGATCGACAGTGGTTCGCCCGTCGACGCAGGGAGCGTCGTGGGCTGCGCCGGCGACGTTCAACAGTGCGACGGTGAGCCTAAGCTGCAATACGACGAGCGGGCCCCCGACGGCGGTGCTGTCGTCAACGCCCGATGGTATGGGCAAGGTTCTCGTCGATAACTTCATGAATGTGTCGGTGACCGTGGGTACAGCGACGACTAGTGCGGTGAATGTGTGCAAGGGTGGAACGCAGGACCCGGCGCAGGGAGCGCAGAACTGCTTCAACCAGACGTATCAGAATGCTGCGCCGGGAATGGTTGGCGCGGACATGGACGGATATACCGCGACGGGCGGGGTCGCTCCGCTGGATGTGAGTGGGTTTCTGGTCTCGGGAGACCAGAAGATCAGGATCGACCTGGTGGATGCCGGAGTTCTGCTGGCGAATGCGTCGTTGTACCTGGTCACGAGCTGCACGCAGGGCGGCGTGACAGGGCCGGCGAAGATCTCGGGTAATCCTATATCGAGCAACAATCCGGCGCCAGGTCAGTTGAATCAGGACTACGACTTCAATTCAACGCCGGGGCAGACGGTAGGGTTTACCTATGACCTGACGCAGGCCCAGACGGACGGGAAGCTGACGATTGCGGAGGGGACGATTCCAAGCACGAGCGACTCCCCGCTGGACCCGCTGTTGTGGCAGAACCAGTATGCGGCAGGGACTTCGTTTGCTACGTCGAGTTGCGTGGTGCATACGGGAGAATTGCTGAATGGAAGCCCTGCCTGCAAGCTGTACACGCTGACCTGCCAGGTGGGAACCGGATCGGCTGCGGCGGGAGCGTTGTGTCCCTTGTCGGAGCTGAAGAATGAGGTCTTCTCCGATACATTTACGGGACCTGCCTTTACGCTGCCGGATATCACAGGGCCGAACGGCAGGACATATCACCAGGGCGTTGGTTTCCTGATGGCGGGCGAGGGCTGGACGGGTGGACCCTGCGTGTTCGATCCAGCCTCCGGGTTGACGGATAGCTGTCCGCAGAACCTGCTGACGAACCTGACGTCGGTGAGTTCGGCCAGTGCGGCACCGGCGGTGAAGACAACAGCCTTGAGGATGGTTACTGCCCTTGC from Acidobacteriota bacterium includes:
- a CDS encoding ABC transporter permease, which encodes MASTAHPPKPAAPPKTRLSSFEKTLASARSTMMFSEVVRLAVDSFKASKVRFVLTMVGMIIGSASIILVVTLGLTGKQYALNLLASIGPTMIEMQYNGGDRVGPDNTSTPDFMTREDEAAVREQVPGIIASSPMLELHDIVSMGGGITKNTMILGVSPQYRIVRNLAQISGRFFDDQDTVTHAKVAVMVEPLARALYGSSSAAVGHTINITGIPFTIIGVFNMRIDTFGQSEVSDQTILIPYPVARYFTGTDTVKEIFFSMANAADVTPASKEILSVIKSRHRSTSQYTAFTMQQVLHVMAQIADMLTLVLTLAAAITLVVSGVGIMNSMLANVQARIREIGIRKALGATSHEIRLQFLTEAVFLSLSGGVIGTLLGLAIPLGVRLLTPFQIPVSAWSAVIALGTSMLVGILFGTLPANRAARLDPVQTLKYE
- a CDS encoding phosphatase PAP2 family protein is translated as MRASEWIQLGSAFIFAVASWLAPLVSHPLPLRRRWAVTGLAAVTATAIALAHLASSALAPNQFEVVLDCLTVVLFLIPYWQTGQFFREPNHAIENRLLAFDRRLLPHIAHTSGTSRNLIGFILEMAYLSCYPLVPLGVTAIYAAGLRERINGFWLVLLLATYICYAVTPFVPAYPPRSLVNNQPATVAPANKGRIFNRWLLKHGSIHAISFPSAHVASAFAIALVLLHYAPYLGATFLIIAIMISLGAVIGRYHYALDVILGAVTALIVFLACYRHL